From the genome of Yersinia enterocolitica, one region includes:
- a CDS encoding multidrug transporter subunit MdtA, with product MKAQSKRTSRVLMLLGAVVAITVAIFAWRYFSAATTNTAPGAQHTAGGTTTARSGGRRNMPMSPVQAATATEQAVPRYLTGLGTVIAANTVTVTSRVDGQLMAIHFTEGQQVNAGDLLVEIDPRPYQVQLTQAQGQLAKDQATLDNARRDLARYQKLVKTGVISQQELDTQASLVRQSEGSVKADQGAIDSAKLQLTYSRITAPISGKVGLKQVDVGNYITSGTTAPIVVITQTHPVDVVFTLPESDIPAIMQAQKNAAKNNTTVPVEAWDRTNKQRLAQGYLLSIDNQIDTTTGTIKLKARFANNDDILFPNQFVNARIKVDLLQNAVVVPTAAVQMGNEGSFVWTLNDENKVSKHLVTTGIQDSKQVVISAGLNAGQRVVTDGIDRLTEGLQVEVVTPRAAAANQTGVAEKAATEEKATHRGRRATSNTVPAEKS from the coding sequence ATGAAAGCTCAATCCAAACGCACTTCCAGGGTACTGATGTTACTCGGGGCGGTGGTGGCGATTACTGTTGCTATATTTGCCTGGCGCTATTTTAGCGCGGCCACCACCAACACCGCGCCAGGTGCGCAGCACACCGCTGGCGGGACGACAACAGCCCGCTCCGGTGGCCGACGTAATATGCCCATGTCGCCGGTACAGGCGGCCACCGCCACCGAACAAGCCGTACCCCGTTATCTTACCGGCCTAGGTACCGTGATTGCCGCCAATACCGTCACCGTGACCAGCCGGGTCGATGGCCAATTAATGGCAATCCACTTTACTGAAGGGCAACAGGTCAACGCCGGTGACTTACTGGTGGAGATCGACCCACGCCCTTATCAGGTACAACTGACCCAAGCACAGGGCCAACTGGCAAAAGATCAGGCCACGCTGGACAATGCCCGCCGTGATTTAGCCCGCTACCAAAAATTGGTGAAAACCGGGGTCATTTCACAACAAGAGCTCGATACTCAAGCCTCGTTAGTGCGCCAAAGTGAAGGCAGTGTTAAAGCCGATCAAGGCGCTATCGACAGTGCCAAACTGCAACTGACTTATAGTCGAATTACCGCCCCAATATCTGGCAAAGTGGGCCTAAAACAGGTCGATGTCGGTAATTACATTACCAGCGGTACCACAGCCCCCATAGTGGTGATCACTCAGACACATCCGGTTGATGTGGTCTTTACGCTGCCAGAAAGCGATATCCCCGCTATCATGCAAGCGCAGAAAAATGCGGCCAAAAATAACACTACCGTGCCAGTAGAAGCTTGGGATCGCACCAATAAACAGCGACTGGCGCAGGGCTATTTGCTCAGTATTGATAACCAAATTGATACCACCACCGGCACCATTAAGCTGAAAGCACGCTTTGCCAATAACGATGACATCCTGTTCCCCAACCAGTTTGTCAACGCCCGTATCAAAGTCGATTTACTGCAAAATGCTGTGGTGGTGCCAACCGCCGCCGTACAAATGGGTAACGAAGGGAGCTTTGTCTGGACCCTAAATGATGAAAATAAAGTCAGTAAGCATCTGGTCACTACCGGTATTCAAGACAGCAAACAAGTGGTTATTAGCGCCGGCCTGAATGCGGGTCAACGCGTGGTCACTGACGGTATTGATCGCCTGACCGAAGGCTTACAGGTCGAAGTGGTAACACCACGGGCCGCAGCAGCAAACCAAACGGGTGTCGCAGAGAAAGCAGCCACGGAGGAGAAAGCCACACATCGGGGCAGAAGAGCGACGAGTAACACTGTTCCTGCGGAGAAATCCTGA
- a CDS encoding MFS transporter, translating to MTGIRWQLWIVAFGFFMQTLDTTIVNTALPSIAASLGENPLRMQSVIVSYVLTVAVMLPASGWLADRVGVKWVFFSAIILFTLGSLMCAQSETLNELIASRVIQGVGGAMMVPVGRLTVMKIVPREQYMSAMAFVTLPGQIGPLVGPALGGFLVEYASWHWIFLINLPVGVIGALATLMLMPNYTMRTRRFDISGFIMLAIGMATLTLALDGHKGLGLSPLAIAGLVLSGMLALAGYWWHARGNNAALFSLRLFKNKSYALGLTASMTARIGSGMLPFMTPVFLQIGLGFTPFHAGLMMIPMIIGSMGMKRIIVQVVNRFGYRQVLVSATLLLAVVSLSFPLVALMGWLWLLPVVLFFQGMVNALRFSTMNTLTLKDLPNRLASSGNSLLSMVMQLSMSLGVSTAGILLGVFAHNQVVTNTSATHSAFLYSYMCMAIIIALPALIFNRVPPDTGTNRNLARQPIKPANR from the coding sequence ATGACGGGTATACGCTGGCAACTGTGGATCGTTGCCTTCGGTTTCTTTATGCAGACGCTGGATACCACCATCGTCAATACCGCCCTGCCCTCGATTGCGGCCAGTTTGGGTGAAAACCCATTGCGTATGCAATCGGTCATTGTGTCGTATGTGTTGACGGTGGCTGTGATGCTGCCCGCTAGCGGGTGGTTGGCTGATCGTGTCGGGGTTAAATGGGTATTTTTCTCAGCAATCATTCTGTTTACCCTTGGTTCACTGATGTGTGCGCAATCTGAAACCCTGAATGAGCTTATCGCCTCTCGCGTGATTCAAGGGGTCGGTGGCGCAATGATGGTACCCGTGGGCCGCCTGACGGTGATGAAGATCGTGCCACGCGAACAATATATGTCGGCGATGGCCTTTGTCACCCTACCCGGCCAGATTGGGCCATTGGTTGGCCCGGCGCTGGGGGGATTTCTGGTGGAATACGCCAGTTGGCACTGGATCTTCTTGATCAACCTGCCAGTGGGGGTGATTGGCGCGTTAGCTACTCTGATGCTGATGCCTAACTACACCATGCGTACCCGTCGCTTTGATATCAGCGGCTTTATCATGCTGGCTATCGGCATGGCAACCCTAACACTGGCGTTAGATGGCCATAAAGGGCTGGGTTTGTCACCGCTGGCAATTGCGGGTTTAGTCTTGTCTGGGATGTTGGCTCTGGCCGGATATTGGTGGCATGCCCGAGGTAATAACGCTGCGCTATTTTCACTGCGATTGTTCAAAAACAAATCCTATGCCCTTGGCCTGACTGCAAGTATGACTGCGCGCATTGGCAGTGGCATGCTGCCCTTTATGACCCCGGTTTTCCTGCAAATCGGGCTGGGATTCACGCCGTTCCATGCAGGTTTAATGATGATCCCGATGATTATCGGCAGTATGGGCATGAAGCGAATTATCGTGCAGGTGGTTAACCGCTTCGGCTACCGGCAAGTGTTGGTCAGCGCGACATTGCTGCTGGCGGTGGTTAGTCTGAGCTTCCCACTGGTGGCACTGATGGGCTGGCTATGGCTACTGCCGGTGGTGCTATTTTTCCAGGGAATGGTTAACGCACTGCGCTTCTCCACCATGAATACCTTAACCCTGAAAGATTTACCAAACCGCCTTGCCAGTAGCGGCAATAGCTTGCTGTCGATGGTGATGCAACTCTCCATGAGTCTGGGGGTCAGCACCGCCGGGATATTATTGGGCGTGTTTGCGCATAATCAGGTGGTAACCAATACCTCGGCCACCCACAGCGCGTTCTTGTACAGCTATATGTGCATGGCCATTATCATTGCTCTGCCCGCCCTGATATTTAATCGCGTGCCACCGGATACCGGCACCAATCGTAATCTGGCCCGCCAACCCATTAAACCAGCCAACCGATAG
- a CDS encoding multidrug transporter subunit MdtC: MKFFALFIHRPVATTLLTLAITLSGIIGFSLLPVSPLPQVDYPVISVSASMPGADPETMASSIATPLERALGRIAGVNEMTSTSSLGSTRIILQFSLNRDINGAARDVQAALNAAQSLLPTGMPNRPTYRKMNPSDAPIMIMTLTSDTFTQGQLYDFASTKLAQKIAQTEGVSDVSVGGSSLPAVRVELNPGALFNQGVSLDAVRQAISAANVRRPQGAIDSSQQHWQVQANDEIKTAEGYRPLVIHYNNGSAVRLQDVATVVDSVQDVRNAGMSDGKPAVLLVISREPGANIIATVDRIRAELPALRASIPASIQLTIAQDRSPTIRASLDEVERSLMIAVALVILVVFLFLRSGRATLIPAVAVPVSLIGTFTAMYLCGFSLNNLSLMALTIATGFVVDDAIVVLENISRHLEAGVKPIAAALRGVREVGFTVLSMSISLVAVFIPLLLMEGLPGRLFREFAITLSVAIGISLVISLTLTPMMCAHLLRSHPVGQQPRIRGFGKMLLSIQQGYGRSLNWVLGHTRWVMVVLLSTIALNVWLYISIPKTFFPEQDTGRMMGFIQADQSISFQSMQQKLKDFMKIVNDDPAVDNVTGFTGGSRTNSGSMFISLKPLSERSESAQQIITRLRAKLAKEPGASLFLAPVQDIRVGGRQANASYQFTLLADDLAALREWEPKVRAALAKLPELADVNSDQQDKGSEMALTYDRETMARLGIDVSTANALLNNAFGQRQISTIYQPLNQYKVVMEVAPQYTQDVSSLDKMFVINSSGQSIPLSYFAKWQPANAPLSVNHQGLSAASTISFNLPEGGSLSEATAAVERVMTELGVPATVRGTFTGTAQVFQETLKSQLWLIMAAIATVYIVLGMLYESYIHPLTILSTLPSAGVGALLALELFDAPFSLIALIGIMLLIGIVKKNAIMMVDFALDAQRNGNLSARDAIFQASLLRFRPILMTTLAALFGALPLVLSSGDGAELRQPLGITIVGGLVMSQLLTLYTTPVVYLYFDRLRSRFSKQPLMKLE; this comes from the coding sequence GTGAAATTCTTCGCTCTGTTCATCCATCGCCCGGTGGCTACCACCCTGCTGACACTGGCTATCACCCTCAGCGGAATTATCGGTTTTAGCTTATTGCCGGTATCACCGCTGCCGCAGGTGGATTATCCGGTGATTTCGGTGAGTGCATCGATGCCAGGGGCCGATCCTGAGACCATGGCGTCCTCAATTGCCACACCGCTGGAACGCGCACTGGGCAGAATTGCGGGCGTCAATGAAATGACCTCTACCAGTTCATTGGGCAGCACGCGGATCATTCTGCAATTCTCCCTCAATCGAGATATCAACGGTGCGGCCCGTGATGTGCAGGCAGCGCTTAATGCCGCGCAAAGCCTGCTCCCCACCGGCATGCCAAACCGCCCGACCTATCGCAAGATGAACCCGTCGGATGCGCCCATCATGATAATGACGCTGACCTCGGATACCTTTACCCAAGGTCAGTTGTATGATTTTGCCTCTACCAAATTGGCGCAGAAAATTGCTCAAACCGAGGGGGTCAGTGATGTCTCGGTGGGAGGCAGTTCCCTGCCTGCGGTGCGGGTTGAATTGAATCCTGGGGCGCTGTTTAACCAAGGCGTTTCGCTGGATGCGGTGCGACAAGCAATCAGCGCCGCCAACGTTCGCCGCCCACAAGGTGCTATCGATTCCAGCCAACAGCACTGGCAGGTGCAGGCCAATGATGAGATCAAAACCGCAGAGGGTTATCGCCCACTGGTGATTCATTACAACAATGGTTCAGCGGTACGGCTACAGGATGTCGCCACGGTGGTGGACTCAGTGCAAGATGTGCGTAACGCCGGGATGTCCGATGGTAAACCGGCGGTGCTGTTAGTAATCAGCCGCGAGCCGGGGGCAAATATTATCGCCACCGTCGACCGGATTCGAGCAGAACTTCCGGCCCTGCGTGCCTCGATCCCCGCCTCAATTCAGTTGACTATTGCACAAGATCGCTCGCCGACCATTCGTGCTTCGTTAGATGAAGTGGAGCGCTCATTGATGATAGCCGTAGCTTTGGTGATTCTGGTGGTATTCCTGTTTCTGCGCTCCGGCCGTGCCACGCTTATTCCCGCGGTTGCCGTGCCGGTTTCGTTGATCGGAACATTTACCGCTATGTATCTGTGCGGTTTTAGCCTGAATAACTTGTCATTGATGGCATTGACCATCGCCACCGGCTTCGTAGTTGATGATGCCATTGTGGTGCTGGAGAATATTTCCCGCCATCTGGAAGCGGGGGTAAAACCAATAGCCGCCGCCCTGCGCGGGGTGCGCGAAGTGGGCTTTACCGTGTTGTCGATGAGTATTTCGCTGGTGGCCGTATTTATTCCACTGCTGCTGATGGAAGGGTTACCGGGCCGTTTATTCCGCGAATTTGCCATAACACTGTCGGTGGCTATCGGCATCTCACTGGTCATTTCCCTCACCTTGACGCCAATGATGTGCGCCCATTTGCTACGATCACACCCGGTTGGTCAGCAACCCCGGATTCGCGGGTTTGGTAAAATGCTGCTGTCTATTCAGCAAGGTTATGGTCGCTCACTCAATTGGGTACTGGGTCATACACGTTGGGTGATGGTGGTGCTGCTTTCCACTATCGCGCTCAATGTTTGGCTCTATATCAGTATCCCGAAAACCTTTTTCCCCGAGCAGGATACTGGCCGGATGATGGGTTTTATTCAAGCTGATCAAAGTATTTCGTTTCAGTCGATGCAGCAGAAGCTGAAGGATTTCATGAAGATAGTCAACGATGATCCGGCGGTCGACAATGTCACCGGCTTCACCGGTGGCTCACGCACGAATAGCGGGTCGATGTTTATCTCGCTCAAACCCTTGAGTGAGCGCAGTGAGAGCGCTCAGCAAATTATCACTCGTCTGCGTGCCAAACTAGCCAAAGAACCGGGGGCGAGCCTGTTCCTTGCACCGGTGCAGGACATTCGCGTCGGTGGCCGTCAAGCCAACGCCAGTTATCAATTTACGCTGTTAGCAGACGATTTAGCCGCACTACGTGAATGGGAACCCAAAGTCCGCGCCGCGCTGGCTAAATTGCCGGAGCTGGCAGATGTTAACTCTGACCAGCAGGATAAAGGCTCGGAGATGGCACTGACTTACGATCGCGAGACCATGGCGCGCTTGGGGATTGATGTGTCCACAGCCAATGCCCTGTTAAACAACGCCTTTGGTCAACGGCAGATCTCCACCATTTATCAACCGTTGAACCAATACAAAGTGGTGATGGAAGTTGCCCCCCAATACACTCAGGATGTCAGTTCGCTCGATAAGATGTTTGTGATTAATAGCAGCGGTCAGTCAATTCCATTGTCTTATTTCGCCAAGTGGCAACCGGCCAATGCACCACTGTCGGTTAATCATCAAGGCTTATCCGCCGCCTCGACCATCTCATTTAACTTACCGGAAGGCGGAAGTTTATCTGAAGCAACCGCCGCCGTTGAGCGGGTAATGACGGAACTGGGGGTGCCTGCCACCGTGCGCGGCACCTTTACTGGTACCGCGCAGGTATTCCAGGAAACACTGAAATCGCAGTTGTGGCTGATTATGGCCGCTATCGCTACGGTGTATATCGTGCTCGGGATGTTGTATGAGAGCTATATTCATCCACTGACCATTCTGTCCACACTGCCCTCTGCTGGGGTGGGCGCGCTACTGGCGCTAGAACTGTTCGACGCCCCCTTTAGCCTGATCGCACTTATTGGCATTATGCTATTGATTGGTATCGTGAAAAAGAACGCCATTATGATGGTGGACTTTGCCCTCGACGCGCAACGTAATGGCAATCTCAGCGCCCGCGATGCTATTTTTCAGGCCAGTTTATTGCGCTTTCGGCCGATTCTAATGACCACATTGGCCGCCTTGTTCGGGGCGCTGCCACTGGTGCTAAGCAGTGGTGATGGGGCAGAGTTACGTCAACCACTGGGGATAACCATTGTCGGTGGGCTGGTAATGAGCCAACTGCTAACGCTGTATACCACACCGGTGGTTTACCTCTATTTTGACCGATTACGCAGCCGCTTTAGTAAGCAGCCGCTAATGAAGCTGGAATAG
- a CDS encoding multidrug transporter subunit MdtB — protein MQVMPPTPGGGPSRLFILRPVATTLFMIAILLAGILGYRALPVSALPEVDYPTIQVVTLYPGASPDVVTSSITAPLERQFGQMSGLKQMASQSSGGASVITLQFQLTLPLDVAEQEVQAAINSATNLLPNDLPYPPIYSKVNPADPPIMTLAVTSTAIPMTQVEDMVETRIAQKISQVTGVGLVTISGGQRPAVRVKLNAPAVAALGLDSETIRTAISNANVNSAKGSLDGPTRSVTLSANDQMKSAEDYRDLIIAYQNGAPIRLQDVATIEQGAENNKLAAWANTQQAIVLNIQRQPGVNVIATADSIREMLPELIKSLPKSVDVKVLTDRTTTIRASVSDVQFELLLAIVLVVMVIYLFLRNAAATIIPSVAVPLSLIGTFAAMYFLGFSINNLTLMALTIATGFVVDDAIVVIENISRYIEKGERPLDAALKGAGEIGFTIISLTFSLIAVLIPLLFMGDIVGRLFREFAVTLAVAILISAVVSLTLTPMMCARMLSYESLRKQNRLSRASEKFFNWVIAHYAVALKKVLNHQWITLGVAVSTLVLTVLLYLLMPKGFFPLQDNGLIQGTLEAPQSVSFSNMAERQQQVAAIILKDPAVESLTSFVGVDGTNATLNNGRLQINLKPLNSRDDRIPQIITRLQESVTGVPGIKLYLQPVQDLTIDTQLSRTQYQFTLQATTLEELSTWVPKLVSQLQQQAPFQDVTSDWQDRGLVAFVNVDRDSASRLGITMAAIDSALYNAFGQRLISTIYTQANQYRVVLEHDVQATPGLAAFNDIRLTGSDGKGVPLSSIATIEERFGPLSINHLNQFPSATISFNLAPGYSLGEGVNAVTQAEQAIQLPADITTRFQGSTLAFQAALGSTLWLIIAAIVAMYIVLGVLYESFIHPVTILSTLPTAGVGALLALMLTGNELDVIAIIGIILLIGIVKKNAIMMIDFALAAERDQGMTPYDAIYQACLLRFRPILMTTLAALFGALPLMLSTGAGAELRQPLGVCMVGGLIVSQVLTLFTTPVIYLLFDKLARNSHGKNRYRHQDTDTPELPHGQEQP, from the coding sequence ATGCAAGTGATGCCTCCAACACCTGGTGGCGGGCCGTCACGGCTGTTTATCCTGCGCCCGGTTGCCACCACATTATTTATGATTGCCATTCTGCTGGCCGGGATTCTCGGTTACCGCGCGCTGCCGGTTTCTGCCCTGCCGGAGGTTGATTACCCGACGATTCAGGTGGTGACACTCTATCCTGGGGCCAGCCCGGATGTGGTGACATCATCCATTACCGCGCCGCTGGAGCGCCAGTTTGGCCAAATGTCCGGCCTCAAGCAGATGGCATCACAAAGTTCGGGTGGTGCGTCAGTGATTACGCTGCAATTCCAGCTTACTTTGCCACTGGATGTAGCAGAGCAAGAGGTGCAGGCTGCCATTAACTCCGCCACCAATCTACTGCCCAATGATCTGCCTTACCCCCCGATTTACAGCAAAGTGAATCCGGCTGATCCGCCGATTATGACCTTAGCCGTGACCTCCACTGCCATCCCGATGACGCAAGTAGAAGATATGGTCGAAACCCGGATTGCGCAGAAAATATCGCAAGTCACCGGGGTCGGTCTGGTCACTATTTCCGGCGGACAGCGCCCCGCCGTGCGGGTGAAACTGAATGCCCCGGCGGTCGCCGCATTGGGGCTGGACAGCGAAACCATTCGTACTGCCATCAGCAATGCTAACGTCAATTCTGCCAAGGGTAGCCTCGATGGCCCCACCCGTTCGGTGACATTGTCGGCTAATGACCAGATGAAATCTGCCGAGGATTACCGTGATCTGATCATTGCATACCAAAATGGAGCGCCGATCCGCTTGCAGGATGTCGCCACCATTGAGCAGGGCGCGGAAAATAACAAACTGGCTGCATGGGCCAATACCCAGCAGGCGATTGTGTTGAATATCCAGCGCCAGCCGGGGGTCAACGTCATTGCCACCGCGGACAGTATTCGCGAGATGCTGCCGGAGTTGATCAAAAGCTTGCCCAAGTCGGTTGATGTCAAGGTACTAACCGATCGCACTACCACCATCCGCGCCTCCGTCAGTGACGTGCAGTTTGAGTTATTGCTCGCCATTGTGCTGGTGGTGATGGTGATTTATCTGTTTCTGCGCAATGCCGCAGCCACCATTATCCCCAGTGTCGCAGTACCGCTGTCACTGATCGGGACCTTTGCGGCGATGTATTTTCTCGGGTTTTCAATCAATAACCTGACGTTAATGGCGCTGACCATTGCCACGGGCTTTGTGGTCGATGACGCCATCGTGGTGATAGAGAATATCTCCCGTTATATCGAAAAAGGCGAGAGACCGCTGGATGCGGCGCTGAAAGGGGCCGGAGAGATTGGCTTTACCATTATTTCACTCACCTTCTCATTAATTGCAGTGTTGATTCCGTTGCTATTTATGGGCGATATCGTGGGCCGGCTGTTCCGCGAATTTGCCGTAACACTGGCGGTGGCGATCCTGATTTCAGCGGTAGTTTCGCTGACGCTGACCCCAATGATGTGCGCGCGGATGCTCAGTTATGAGTCACTGCGTAAGCAAAACCGCCTGTCACGCGCCAGTGAGAAGTTCTTTAACTGGGTGATCGCCCATTATGCCGTGGCACTAAAAAAAGTGCTTAATCATCAATGGATAACCTTGGGTGTAGCGGTGAGCACACTGGTCCTGACGGTGCTGCTTTACTTGCTGATGCCGAAAGGTTTCTTCCCGTTGCAAGACAATGGTCTGATTCAAGGAACCCTGGAAGCACCGCAATCCGTTTCATTCAGTAATATGGCGGAACGCCAGCAACAAGTGGCCGCCATTATCCTTAAAGATCCAGCGGTAGAAAGCCTGACCTCATTTGTCGGCGTTGACGGTACCAATGCCACGCTGAACAATGGCCGGTTGCAGATTAACCTTAAACCACTCAACAGCCGTGACGATCGCATCCCACAGATCATTACCCGCTTACAGGAAAGCGTTACCGGCGTCCCAGGGATTAAACTTTACTTACAGCCGGTACAAGATCTGACCATTGATACGCAACTGAGCCGGACACAATATCAGTTCACCCTGCAAGCCACGACACTTGAGGAGTTGAGTACTTGGGTACCGAAGCTGGTTAGTCAGTTGCAGCAACAAGCTCCCTTCCAGGATGTCACCAGTGATTGGCAGGACCGAGGATTGGTGGCGTTTGTTAATGTCGATCGCGATAGCGCCAGCCGTTTAGGTATCACGATGGCAGCTATCGACAGCGCACTATATAACGCCTTTGGTCAACGCCTGATTTCCACCATTTATACCCAAGCCAACCAATACCGCGTGGTGCTAGAACATGACGTGCAGGCCACGCCGGGCTTGGCGGCGTTTAACGATATCCGCCTGACCGGCAGCGACGGTAAAGGGGTGCCGCTGAGCAGTATTGCCACCATTGAGGAGCGCTTCGGGCCATTATCGATTAACCATTTGAATCAATTCCCGTCAGCCACTATCTCCTTCAATCTGGCACCGGGATATTCCTTGGGTGAGGGGGTAAACGCGGTGACACAAGCTGAGCAGGCAATTCAGCTACCGGCGGATATCACCACCCGCTTCCAAGGCTCTACGCTGGCATTTCAGGCCGCACTCGGTAGCACGCTGTGGCTGATTATCGCCGCGATTGTGGCGATGTATATCGTGCTCGGCGTGTTATATGAAAGTTTTATTCATCCGGTCACTATCTTGTCAACTCTGCCCACCGCCGGTGTCGGTGCCTTGCTGGCGCTGATGCTGACCGGCAATGAGCTGGATGTGATTGCCATTATCGGTATTATTCTGCTGATCGGAATTGTAAAGAAGAATGCCATCATGATGATCGACTTTGCACTGGCCGCAGAGCGGGATCAGGGGATGACCCCGTATGATGCTATCTATCAGGCGTGCTTGTTACGTTTCCGCCCGATTCTGATGACCACATTGGCAGCGCTGTTTGGTGCATTGCCATTAATGCTCAGTACCGGGGCCGGGGCCGAGCTACGCCAACCGCTGGGTGTGTGTATGGTCGGCGGGCTGATTGTCAGTCAGGTACTAACCCTGTTTACCACTCCGGTTATCTATCTGTTGTTCGATAAACTGGCACGCAACTCCCATGGCAAAAATCGCTATCGCCATCAGGATACTGACACACCTGAATTACCCCATGGGCAGGAGCAGCCGTGA
- a CDS encoding molecular chaperone: MFIGFDYGTANCSVAVMRDDAPNLLALENNDVYLPSMLCAPTREAVSECLHRHWQVPTGSDENQQLLRRAMAFNREEDIPVAADSLTFGLSALAHYIEDPEDVYFVKSPKSFLGANGLKPQQLALFEDLVCAMMFHIKRQAESVLASEISQTVIGRPVNFQGSGGEDANRQAEGILLRAAQRAGFRDIAFQFEPVAAGLDFEATLTEEKTVLVVDIGGGTTDCSVLLMGPKWQGLADRQQSLLGHSGCRVGGNDLDIMLAFKQLMPLFGMGGETEKGIALPSLPYWNAVATNDVPAQSDFYSTVNGRFLRDLIRDAANPQQVERLLKVYQQRLSYRLVRAAEESKIALSEQVQVATALNFVEPELGQTINQQQLAEAISQPLQRIQEQVSLALSTSHITPDVIYLTGGSARSPLLRAALQQQLPGIPLVGGNDFGSVTAGLARWAQTLYR; this comes from the coding sequence ATGTTCATTGGTTTTGACTACGGCACAGCAAACTGCTCAGTTGCCGTGATGCGGGATGATGCTCCCAACTTACTGGCACTGGAAAATAATGACGTCTATCTGCCCTCCATGTTGTGCGCGCCAACACGGGAAGCGGTCAGTGAATGCCTGCACCGCCACTGGCAGGTACCCACCGGTAGCGACGAAAATCAGCAGCTATTACGCCGGGCCATGGCATTCAATCGCGAAGAGGATATTCCGGTTGCCGCCGACAGTCTGACATTTGGCCTGTCTGCCCTCGCCCACTATATCGAAGACCCTGAAGACGTATACTTTGTAAAATCACCTAAATCCTTCCTAGGTGCCAATGGGCTGAAACCTCAGCAATTGGCGCTGTTTGAGGATTTGGTCTGCGCCATGATGTTCCATATCAAACGTCAGGCAGAATCCGTACTGGCATCAGAAATTAGTCAGACCGTAATTGGTCGTCCAGTCAACTTCCAAGGCTCTGGCGGTGAGGATGCTAACCGCCAGGCAGAAGGGATTTTACTGCGCGCCGCCCAACGTGCCGGTTTTCGCGATATTGCTTTCCAGTTTGAACCGGTCGCGGCAGGGCTAGATTTTGAAGCGACGCTGACAGAAGAAAAAACCGTACTAGTGGTGGATATCGGTGGTGGTACCACTGACTGTTCGGTGCTATTGATGGGGCCTAAATGGCAGGGGCTGGCAGACCGTCAACAAAGCCTGCTGGGTCACAGTGGTTGTCGCGTTGGTGGTAACGATCTGGATATTATGCTCGCGTTTAAACAACTGATGCCGCTGTTTGGCATGGGGGGCGAAACCGAAAAAGGGATTGCTCTGCCGTCACTGCCCTATTGGAATGCCGTTGCGACTAACGATGTTCCGGCACAGAGCGATTTCTACAGCACGGTTAACGGCCGCTTCCTGCGTGATTTGATTCGTGACGCGGCCAATCCACAGCAAGTAGAGCGCCTGCTGAAAGTGTATCAACAGCGCCTGAGTTATCGTTTAGTTCGGGCGGCGGAAGAGAGCAAAATCGCGCTATCCGAACAAGTACAAGTAGCGACTGCACTGAATTTTGTCGAGCCAGAGTTAGGCCAGACTATCAACCAGCAACAGCTTGCTGAAGCCATATCTCAGCCACTACAACGGATTCAGGAACAAGTCAGTTTGGCATTATCCACCAGCCATATCACTCCAGATGTCATTTATCTGACAGGCGGCAGTGCTCGCTCCCCGTTATTGCGAGCCGCCCTGCAACAGCAACTACCGGGTATCCCGTTGGTGGGTGGCAATGACTTCGGCTCAGTGACCGCCGGTTTGGCCCGTTGGGCGCAGACCCTGTATCGTTAA